The following are from one region of the Capsicum annuum cultivar UCD-10X-F1 chromosome 1, UCD10Xv1.1, whole genome shotgun sequence genome:
- the LOC107839800 gene encoding bifunctional endo-1,4-beta-xylanase XylA — protein sequence MGNWNRRWIPRKKYKYQDFPPSPPHHYNQFYSHAIQENSVPSWEIDFCRAAGIPWHKVLNAKTYMHCYDNVVKWDDSAGEEALNNAKKRYWAEISGLPPQSPPPNPDVYIDKVDWDPTIDPELILDLDREYFNPEAANTVKSENNLVSGILIWEDKAADNGENPWESGNVQDSKTGDNDENPWESGNLQGSKTGDSGENPWESGNAKGSKAFEDVEQTWNEWDNPVNIKDNDPWERNCPKTQGTLKDTAWGGCANESWGWSTGWKYENDACADNNLWYQGSENVSGAKGNEWVNNRTGSWGRNRWNTRGHEQWNSDYGSQWNRNLRRGGGTTSKDRRWGESEYTSWDWQRQPRQSNERNVDFGRPRRGDKTFYTGSRKREGSSQHMLSYKSSRFQGDEQRTAYNWRDEKPQKRVTFSIYD from the exons ATGGGGAATTGGAATAGAAGATGGATACCGAGAAAAAAATACAAGTACCAAGATTTTCCACCTTCTCCTCCTCACCATTACAATCAATTTTATTCTCATG CTATCCAGGAAAATAGTGTCCCATCATGGGAAATAGATTTTTGCAGAGCAGCTGGGATTCCTTGGCACAAGGTTCTGAATGCAAAAACATACATGCACTGTTATGATAATGTGGTTAAGTGGGACGACTCTGCTGGTGAAGAAGCACTCAACAATGCAAAAAAGAGATATTGGGCGGAGATAAGTGGTCTTCCCCCTCAGAGTCCTCCTCCAAATCCAGATGTGTATATTGATAAAGTTGATTGGGACCCAACTATCGATCCGGAGCTGATATTAGATTTGGACAGAGAATACTTTAACCCTGAAGCTGCAAACACTGTCAAATCTGAGAACAACTTAGTTTCTGGCATCCTGATATGGGAGGATAAAGCTGCTGATAATGGTGAAAATCCTTGGGAAAGTGGTAATGTGCAGGACTCTAAAACTGGTGATAATGATGAAAATCCTTGGGAAAGCGGTAATTTGCAAGGCTCTAAAACTGGTGATAGTGGTGAAAATCCTTGGGAAAGTGGTAATGCGAAGGGCTCTAAAGCTTTTGAGGATGTGGAGCAGACTTGGAATGAATGGGATAACCCTGTAAACATCAAAGACAATGATCCATGGGAAAGGAATTGCCCTAAAACCCAGGGGACCTTGAAGGACACTGCCTGGGGAGGCTGTGCAAATGAGTCATGGGGTTGGAGCACAGGGTGGAAATATGAGAATGATGCTTGTGCTGATAACAATTTGTGGTATCAAGGAAGTGAAAATGTTTCTGGTGCTAAAGGAAACGAATGGGTTAATAATAGAACTGGTTCCTGGGGTCGAAACCGTTGGAATACTAGGGGGCATGAGCAGTGGAATTCAGACTATGGCTCTCAGTGGAATAGGAACCTTCGTCGAGGTGGTGGAACAACCTCAAAAGACAGAAGATGGGGAGAATCTGAGTACACATCTTGGGATTGGCAGCGACAACCAAGGCAAAGTAATGAGAGGAATGTGGATTTTGGAAGACCTAGAAGAGGTGATAAAACCTTTTATACTGGTTCGCGCAAGAGGGAAGGTTCTTCGCAACATATGTTGAGTTATAAAAGCTCAAGGTTTCAAGGTGACGAGCAGAGGACTGCGTATAATTGGAGAGATGAAAAACCACAGAAAAGGGTTACTTTTAGCATTTATGACTAG
- the LOC107839810 gene encoding pentatricopeptide repeat-containing protein At4g20740, translated as MPPKSVQNKPYFFYGHRKPTQHRPTVQGGLFSNRQTISPKNSPTQTDNNNFQLQKWDPDGVSGRISNDPSQEFFTLAQRLSPIARYIVDSFRKHGKWGEAIVADLNRLRRVTPKLVTEVLKHPNLDPKISSKFFYWAGKQKGYRHDFSCYNAFAYGLNRANQFRTADQVPELMHMQGKPPSEKQFEILIRMHADANRGLRVYYVYEKMKKFGVKPRLFLYNRIIDALVKTNHMDLAMSVYGDFKKDGLVEESMTFMILIKGLCKLGRMDEVFELLGRMRENRCKPDVFAYTAMVKILVAEWNLDGCSKVWKEMQRDAVEPDVIAYSTFIAGLCKNNQVDKGYELFKEMKQKNCLIDRGIYGSLIESFVANGKVGLACDLLKDLIDSGYRADLAIYNSIIEGLCNAKRIDRAYKLFQITVQEDLCPDFSTLRPILVSYAESKKMDEICKLLEELQRLSYCISDDLSKFFTFMVEKDDRIMIALEVFEYLKVKGYCGVPIYNILTEALYQNGEVNKALTLFTELKNSDYEPDSSTYSNAIQCYVEVGNVKEACSCYNRIKEMSLIPSVAAYRSLVKGLCKIGEIDPAMMLIRDCLGNVASGPIEFKYIPTIIHVCKMNDAEKVMKVLDELLEEGHSPDNAVYCAVISGMCKHGTIEEARKFFANMRKRKHLTEADLVVYDEMLIDHMKKKTADLMLSGLKFFGLESKLKGKGCTLLAG; from the exons ATGCCGCCCAAATCCGTACAGAACAAGCCGTACTTCTTCTACGGCCACCGTAAACCAACTCAACATCGTCCCACTGTCCAGGGCGGCCTTTTCTCCAATCGCCAAACCATTAGCCCCAAAAACTCACCTACCCAAACTGATAATAATAATTTTCAGCTCCAAAAATGGGACCCGGATGGAGTTTCGGGTCGAATATCCAATGACCCATCTCAAGAATTCTTCACTTTGGCTCAGCGGTTATCGCCAATTGCTAGGTATATAGTTGATTCGTTTAGGAAACATGGCAAGTGGGGTGAAGCCATTGTCGCTGATCTTAACCGATTACGAAGGGTTACCCCTAAGCTTGTTACTGAGGTGCTCAAGCACCCTAATCTTGATCCCAAAATTTCCTCCAAGTTCTTCTATTGGGCTG GAAAGCAGAAAGGTTATAGGCATGATTTCTCTTGTTACAATGCCTTTGCTTACGGTCTGAATCGGGCGAATCAATTTCGGACAGCTGATCAGGTTCCTGAGCTGATGCATATGCAAGGAAAGCCGCCTAGTGAGAAACAATTTGAGATCTTGATCAGAATGCATGCTGATGCTAATAGGGGTCTTAGAGTATACTATGTGTATGAGAAGATGAAAAAATTTGGGGTAAAACCAAGACTTTTTCTGTATAATAGAATAATCGATGCTTTGGTTAAAACCAATCATATGGACTTGGCTATGTCAGTATATGGTGATTTCAAGAAGGATGGGTTGGTGGAGGAGAGTATGACTTTCATGATCTTGATAAAGGGCCTATGCAAGTTAGGACGGATGGATGAAGTGTTTGAGCTTTTGGGTCGGATGAGAGAAAATCGTTGCAAACCAGATGTGTTTGCTTATACAGCAATGGTAAAGATACTGGTTGCAGAGTGGAACTTGGATGGTTGTTCAAAGGTTTGGAAGGAGATGCAGCGAGATGCAGTTGAACCCGATGTTATTGCTTATTCAACTTTTATTGCGGGTCTGTGTAAAAATAATCAAGTTGACAAAGGCTATGAGTTGTTCAAAGAAATGAAACAAAAGAATTGTTTAATAGATAGGGGGATTTATGGATCTTTGATTGAATCGTTTGTAGCAAATGGGAAAGTTGGTTTAGCTTGTGATTTGCTTAAGGATCTGATAGACTCGGGCTATAGGGCTGATTTGGCAATTTATAATTCTATTATTGAAGGTCTCTGCAATGCGAAACGAATAGATAGGGCCTATAAACTTTTCCAAATCACAGTTCAAGAAGATCTTTGCCCTGACTTTTCCACTTTGAGGCCCATATTGGTGTCTTATGCAGAGTCAaagaaaatggatgaaatttGCAAATTGCTTGAGGAACTGCAGCGATTAAGCTATTGCATAAGTGATGATTTGTCCAAATTCTTCACATTTATGGTAGAGAAGGATGATAGGATTATGATTGCTTTAGAAGTTTTTGAATATTTGAAAGTAAAAGGTTATTGTGGTGTTCCAATATATAACATTCTTACTGAGGCGCTCTATCAGAATGGCGAGGTTAACAAGGCACTCACATTGTTCACTGAGTTGAaaaattcagattatgaacctgaTTCATCAACTTATAGCAATGCCATCCAATGTTATGTAGAGGTTGGAAATGTAAAGGAGGCCTGTAGTTGCTATAACAGAATTAAAGAGATGTCTTTGATTCCCTCAGTTGCTGCATATCGTTCTCTTGTCAAAGGGCTTTGCAAAATAGGAGAGATTGATCCAGCGATGATGCTAATTCGTGACTGCCTAGGCAATGTGGCGAGTGGCCCTATTGAGTTTAAGTATATTCCCACCATTATTCATGTCTGTAAAATGAATGATGCTGAGAAGGTTATGAAAGTTCTTGATGAGTTGCTCGAAGAGGGCCATTCCCCTGATAATGCTGTATATTGTGCTGTAATTTCTGGTATGTGCAAACATGGAACAATTGAAGAAGCACGGAAATTTTTTGCAAATATGAGAAAGCGAAAGCATCTCACTGAAGCTGACTTAGTTGTTTATGATGAGATGCTTATTGACCACATGAAGAAGAAGACAGCGGACCTGATGTTGTCTGGATTGAAGTTTTTTGGTCTGGAATCAAAGCTTAAAGGGAAGGGATGTACACTTTTAGCAGGTTGA
- the LOC107839820 gene encoding uncharacterized protein LOC107839820, with amino-acid sequence MLTISFGKQKDGNLGKQITIKQTEISTKQVMESMLLSNSFSLCTFLRFNHSQHQHQHQQQQLFVGCPQLKLKKKKRRGITVVTGAGGISSSSYIFAVVFPLSLLAITIFTSARIADTLDQKFLEELAVNETIREGEEDDGSAVTPLEEKPAAPRTRNRPKREVEPSSK; translated from the exons ATGCTAACTATATCATTTGGTAAGCAGAAAGATGGAAATTTGGGGAAGCAAATAACGATAAAACAGACAGAAATATCAACCAAACAAGTAATGGAGAGTATGCTACTCTCCAACTCCTTTTCCCTTTGTACTTTTCTCCGATTCAATCACTCCCAACACCagcaccaacaccaacaacagcAGCTCTTTGTGGGTTGTCCTCAATtgaagttgaagaagaagaagaggagaggCATAACAGTGGTGACAGGTGCAGGAGGAATAAGTTCAAGCAGCTATATATTTGCAGTTGTATTCCCACTTTCTCTTCTTGCTATCACCATCTTCACTTCTGCCCGTATTGCCGATACCCTCGACCAGAAATTCCTCGAAGAG CTTGCAGTAAATGAAACGATAAGGGAAGGTGAGGAGGATGATGGCAGTGCAGTCACTCCGTTAGAGGAAAAACCCGCTGCTCCTCGTACACGTAATCGGCCCAAACGGGAAGTTGAACCTTCATCTAAGTAG